In the Microcebus murinus isolate Inina chromosome 14, M.murinus_Inina_mat1.0, whole genome shotgun sequence genome, one interval contains:
- the FOXI2 gene encoding forkhead box protein I2, with product MATYCDGLGSCSTPHAQAQAAAHPPDYGRGDAGAAGGGPRLWVSPPALSPAPYASGPGSALPYAAPGQLLGAAGGLAGADLAWLGLSGQQELLRLVRPPYSYSALIAMAIQSAPLRKLTLSQIYQYVAGNFPFYRRSRAGWQNSIRHNLSLNDCFKKVPRDENDPGKGNYWTLDPNCEKMFDNGNFRRKRKRRAEASGAAPSGARSPGGAKAPALEPPGVASPDLQASPSPPAPEAAACFSSFASAMGALAGGLGTFPGGLAGDFAFGRPTTTVATHRPQVPGSAPGFAPARQTAATGFRVSRLLYSREGTEV from the exons ATGGCCACGTACTGCGACGGCCTGGGCTCCTGCTCGACCCCGCACGCCCAGGCCCAGGCCGCCGCGCACCCGCCGGACTACGGGCGAGGAGATGCGGGCGCTGCGGGCGGTGGCCCGCGCCTGTGGGTGAGCCCGCCCGCGCTCAGCCCCGCGCCCTACGCGTCGGGCCCGGGGTCCGCACTGCCCTACGCGGCCCCGGGCCAGCTCCTCGGCGCCGCGGGCGGCCTGGCGGGCGCCGACCTCGCGTGGCTGGGCCTCTCGGGCCAGCAGGAGCTGCTGAGGCTGGTGCGGCCGCCCTACTCGTACTCGGCGCTCATCGCCATGGCCATCCAGAGTGCGCCGCTGCGGAAGCTGACGCTCAGCCAGATCTACCAGTACGTGGCCGGCAACTTCCCCTTCTACCGGCGCAGCAGGGCGGGCTGGCAGAACTCCATCCGCCACAACCTGTCGCTCAACGACTGCTTCAAGAAGGTGCCCCGCGACGAGAACGACCCAG GTAAAGGCAATTACTGGACCCTGGACCCAAACTGCGAGAAGATGTTTGACAACGGGAACTTccgaaggaagaggaagaggagagcagAAGCGAGCGGGGCGGCGCCCTCGGGAGCCCGGAGCCCGGGAGGAGCCAAGGCGCCCGCGCTGGAGCCCCCGGGCGTGGCGTCCCCAGACCTGCAGGCCTCGCCATCCCCGCCCGCGCCCGAGGCCGCCGCCTGCTTCTCCAGCTTCGCCTCGGCCATGGGCGCCCTGGCAGGCGGCCTTGGCACCTTCCCCGGGGGCCTGGCGGGCGACTTTGCTTTCGGGAGGCCGACGACGACGGTCGCCACCCACCGTCCCCAGGTCCCTGGCTCTGCGCCTGGCTTTGCCCCTGCCCGCCAGACCGCGGCCACTGGCTTCCGCGTCAGTCGCCTCCTCTACAGCAGGGAAGGGACCGAAGTTTga